One window of the Gavia stellata isolate bGavSte3 chromosome 9, bGavSte3.hap2, whole genome shotgun sequence genome contains the following:
- the CISD1 gene encoding CDGSH iron-sulfur domain-containing protein 1: MGLGQNSAVRVEWIAAVSLAAGAAAVGYLAYKKFLSKDKCCKAMVNPHIQKDNPKVVHAFDMEDLGDKAVYCRCWRSKKFPLCDGSHTKHNEETGDNVGPLIIKRKEA, from the exons TTGAATGGATTGCTGCAGTCTCCTTAGCTGCTGGAGCAGCGGCTGTTGGGTATCTAGCTTACAAAAAATTTCTCTCGAAAGACAAATGCTGCAAAGCAATGGTGAATCCCCATATCCAGAAGGATAACCCCAAGGTAGTCCATGCATTTGATATGGAAGATCTGGGAGACAAGGCTGTGTACTGTCGTTGTTGGAGATCTAAGAAG ttcCCGCTGTGTGATGGCTCTCATACAAAGCACAACGAGGAAACTGGTGACAACGTTGGGCCTCTGATCATCAAGAGGAAGGAGGCGTAG